AAAAAAAATAAAGAAAGGAACCCACACCATTGACTCCGGCCTCGTCAACACCATAAAAAAAACAAGAACTCCGGCTATTGTGTAATATCGGATTCTATGGGTGGAAGAACTTAATTCCAAAATCATCAGAGAGAATATAATCAGTAAAAAACACCATAATCCCGTTTCAAGCAGAGACAAAACCGTCCATTCAAAAAAACCGGGGATTACAGGAAGAAGTGTGATAAGAAGAATCCAACGATAGCTATCTGCCTTACAATCGTGCAATGACAATCGTACAAAAAAAAGATTGATCTTATAGAAAACGATCGTTATCAAAACGATATTCAACAACAAAAGAGCTATATTGGGATATTCAAAAAAATAAAAAAACACTCCCCCGATTAAAGTCCAGAGTAAAGAAGTAACCCCCTCAACCCTCTCGCCATCAAGATTAAATACAAAACCATGGCCAGCTGCCAGATTCCGCATATAAACAAAATAGATATTTGCATCATCAATTCCGATCCATGAAGAATCATTTAGCCAAAAATAGATCAGCGTGCATCCTGTAACATAAAACAGAATCCATAAAAAAGTCTTTAATTTCATCGTTGTTTTCTTCTAAATATATTAAAATATATCCAGATCCTTTGATAAAATCTCATCGAAAAATGCATTTCAAACACCCATTTAACCCATAATTTCTTTTAGGGTCTCATCATCAAAATTTCTGACATCTTTTGCTAATTTACTTCATCTGATATTAAAATATAGCGTAAAAAATAAATCAGAAAAAATAGCCAAAAACAACATAAAATAGATTTCCAGCCCCTTTAAGATCCATAAACCTTTAAAATACAGCTCCCGATTAAGGCAGTAAGAAATTGTTATAAAGATCAATTGTAAATCTACCCGCTACGATATTTCTGAAACTCGCAAACACAAGGAAGTTAAATACAACCATAAAAACAATAAACACATAGACCATGATCTTACTCTGCTTGGAAATCACGTACATCGAATTCGGAATAATAACAAGCCCCAACCCGGTGAACGCCCCCACCAACCTTGATGAGAAAACCGGATTATTTCTGAAAATAAAGAAAAAACAGATCCCCACAAGTGCATAATTTCGGTGGTATTCATAGTAAGGATATTTTTCCTTGAGCTTTGTATCATAGAAAAAGAGAAAAAATGTCAAAATTGCGGTCATTGCTTCCGGAATCCCCACTCCACCATTCAGCCTCTCAACAGACTCTTCCATATAGGCATTAAAACCACCAATAACAGTACTGTCTGAAGCCACACTGTCTAGAAAGCTACCAAAAACCCTATACACCTCAAACGGAGACAGAATAATCGATATGATAATTGCAGCGAGCATTATGGTTTTATTCACCGGAATTCGCGCGATCCAATACATGGGAATAAAAGCATAACATATATTATGAATTCCACCTGCCAGATAAATACAGAGTAAAAAGTAAAAGAGCTTCCTGTCTTTTATAAACCTTACCGCAAAATAGCCGATGGCTACCCCCAAATTCTGCCGAATCTGCCCACATTCTCCAATAAAGAAGCCGGGAATAAACATAAAAAGAATAAAGGTAAAGGGATAAAACGTATTATCCTCAACGTACTGTAATTTAAAAAATATCGCCACCGCCGCAATAACGAGCGTTAGCATATAATAAGGTGAATCGAAAACGTTCAGAAGAATTTTATTGATGAGCACATACAGCCATTCCACCGAAACAGACTCTTTGGAATCCATGTGCAACCCTTTCAAAATAATACTGGAATAATCTACGGTATCAGAATAGATATAGATCCCTTTATAACTTCCGTAATCAGGGCCCACACCATTTCGAAGGCCTGCTACGAGAACCATAAAACCTCCCAGCATATACAGATACTTTCGGTCTACCTTAGCCCTAAAAACTTCCTGGTAACTAAATATGAATAGGAAAAAGATTATGATCAGAAAATATGGGTGTAATAAACTCATTATTTTTTATTGTAAATCTCTAATAAATTATTTTTTTCATCATCGGAACTTTGCAAAAGTAGATTATTTTTTATTCCTCCTGAAATATTTTATTGATTTTCAGATAAACTTATTGTTAAAAACCTTTGAACTCCTTCCGAAAAAATTAAATTTGCAAACCTGATTTTCATAATGCAATGCATCGTTTTTTTATATTTTTATATTATCTGATCGCCAGAAACAAGATTTCATCTGTATTTTTCGCAGTAGGAACCTTGCTTTTATGTGTATTTTTTGCTTCAAAAATAAATTTTGAGGAAGATATCAATCAGATTATTCCAAAAAATGAAAAGTCGGATCTTACGGCAAAAGTCCTGAAACAGCTCAACTTTTCAGATAAGGTCATTGTTATTATTGAAAACAAATCCAAAGAAGAAAATTTTCAGCTTTCGGAAACGGCTGATACTTTTTTAACCAAAATTGAACCTTTACAGAAATATATTGGTTCCGTTCAGGGAAAAGTAAACGATAACGAAATTTCAGAGACCTTCGATTTTGTAAATCAGAACCTTCCCTTGTTTCTGAATGAAAACGATTACAAAGAAATTGAAAGAAAGCTACAAAAGGACAGCATTGCGAAACAGGTCGAAAGCAATTATGTTTCACTGGTTTCCCCTACAAGTCTTGTTACAAAGGAATTTATTAAAAAAGATCCGCTGGGAATTACTTTTTTAGGGATCAAAAAACTGAGTGCCTTAAATATCAGCAAAGATTTTAAACTTGAAGACAATTACATCGTTA
The sequence above is a segment of the Chryseobacterium sp. MYb264 genome. Coding sequences within it:
- a CDS encoding EpsG family protein; amino-acid sequence: MSLLHPYFLIIIFFLFIFSYQEVFRAKVDRKYLYMLGGFMVLVAGLRNGVGPDYGSYKGIYIYSDTVDYSSIILKGLHMDSKESVSVEWLYVLINKILLNVFDSPYYMLTLVIAAVAIFFKLQYVEDNTFYPFTFILFMFIPGFFIGECGQIRQNLGVAIGYFAVRFIKDRKLFYFLLCIYLAGGIHNICYAFIPMYWIARIPVNKTIMLAAIIISIILSPFEVYRVFGSFLDSVASDSTVIGGFNAYMEESVERLNGGVGIPEAMTAILTFFLFFYDTKLKEKYPYYEYHRNYALVGICFFFIFRNNPVFSSRLVGAFTGLGLVIIPNSMYVISKQSKIMVYVFIVFMVVFNFLVFASFRNIVAGRFTIDLYNNFLLP